The following proteins come from a genomic window of Eulemur rufifrons isolate Redbay chromosome 24, OSU_ERuf_1, whole genome shotgun sequence:
- the GPATCH1 gene encoding G patch domain-containing protein 1 isoform X1: MAALHSDSDEDLVSYGTGLEPLEEGERPKKPIPLQDQTVRDEKGRYKRFHGAFSGGFSAGYFNTVGSKEGWTPSTFVSSRQNRADKSVLGPEDFMDEEDLSEFGIAPKAIVTTDDFASKTKDRIREKARQLAAAAAPIPGATLLDDFVTPAKLSVGFELLRKMGWKEGQGVGPRVKRRPRRQKPDPGVKIYGCALPPGGSEGSEDEDDDYLPDNVTFAPKDVTPVDFTPKDNVHGLAYKGLDPHQALFGTSGEHFNLFSGGSEGAGNLLGDVGLSKGRKLGISGQAFGVGALEEEDDDIYATETLSKYDTVLKDEEPGDGLYGWTAPRQYKSQKESEKDLRYIGKILDGFSLASKPLSSKKIYPPPQLPRDYRPVHYFRPVVAASSGNSHLLQVLSESAGKATQDPGTQSRHQLNASKRAELLGEAPVKGSTTSVLEFLSQKDKERIKEVKQATDLKAAQLKARSLAQNARSSRPQPSTPDAGHCSWHMPLGGGTATARASNFKPFAKDPEKQKRYEEFLLHMKQGQKDALEHCLDPSMTEWERGRERDEFARAALLYVSSHSTLSSRFTHAKEDDDSDQVEVPRDQENDVGDKQSAVKMKMFGKLTRDMFEWHPDKLLCKRFNVPDPYPDSTIVGLPRVKRDKYSVFNFLTLPETASLPTTQTLSEKAPQHQGPDKSRKPSRWDTSQQEKKEDSISEFLSLARSKVGPPKQESSPLVNKEKECVPESLSDKVVNKGVDPQTEGEGHRPSMDLFKAIFASSSDEKSSSSEDEQGGSDDDQAVTAEANFPSSQETDLGETSSVAQALEPAPQEPAPSFPIRKMQIDEREEFGPRLPPVFCPNARQKLEEPQKEKHKKTKEKHKTKKEHKRKKEKKKKHRKHKHKSKQKNKKSEKSSSSESTESSDSQSDDEGAKDVSPRELLRRLKCLPLRRQ, translated from the exons ATGGCGGCGCTGCATAGTGACAGCGACGAGGACTTGGTCAGCTATGGGACCGGCCTGGAGCCTCTGGAAGAAG gTGAAAGACCAAAGAAACCAATTCCTCTTCAGGATCAGACtgtcagagatgaaaaaggaagatACAAACGATTTCATGGAGCCTTTAGCGGAGGTTTCTCTGCTGGGTACTTCAACACTGTTGGCTCAAAGGAAG GATGGACACCTTCCACCTTTGTGTCTTCACGACAGAACAGAGCCGACAAATCTGTTCTTGGTCCTGAAGATTTTATGGATGAAGAG gatctCAGTGAATTTGGGATAGCACCTAAAGCGATTGTTACCACAGATGATTTTGCTTCAAAAACCAAAGATAGAATACGAGAAAAGGCCAGGCAGTTGGCAGCTGCTGCTGCCCCCATTCCTGGAGCCACCCTGCTTGATGACTTCGTAACGCCAGCAAA ATTATCTGTTGGTTTCGAATTGCTAAGAAAAATGGGCTGGAAAGAAGGACAAGGAGTTGGTCCTAGAGTGAAGAGAAGGCCGCGCCGACAGAAACCTG ATCCTGGAGTCAAAATCTACGGCTGCGCGTTACcccctggaggctctgagggatcTGAG GATGAAGATGATGACTACTTGCCTGATAATGTGACCTTTGCACCCAAAGATGTCACACCTGTGGATTTTACACCTAAAGATAATGTGCACGGACTGGCTTACAAGGGCCTGGACCCCCACCAAGCACTGTTTGGAACTTCGGGAGAACACTTCAATCTTTTCAGTGGGGGATCTGAGGGGGCCGGCAATCTCCTTGGAGATGTTGGACTgagtaaaggaagaaaattggGAATTTCAGGCCAG GCTTTTGGTGTAGGTGCCCTGGAAGAGGAAGATGATGATATCTATGCCACAGAAACTCTATCCAAGTACGACACTGTTTTGAAGGACGAGGAGCCTGGAGATGGACTCTATGGTTGGACAGCACCCAGGCAATATAAAAGTCAGAAAG AATCAGAGAAAGATCTTCGATACATTGGCAAAATTTTGGATGGATTTTCCTTGGCGTCTAAACCTTTATCTTCTAAGAAa aTCTACCCGCCCCCTCAGTTACCAAGAGACTATCGACCGGTGCATTATTTCAGACCGGTGGTAGCTGCAAGCTCCGGGAACTCCCACTTGCTCCAGGTATTGTCCGAGTCAGCTGGAAAGGCAACACAGGACCCGGGGACACAGAGCAGGCACCAGCTGAATGCCTCCAAGCGGGCAGAATTGCTAGGAGAGGCACCTGTGAAAG GCTCAACTACTTCAGTGTTAGAATTtctgtctcaaaaagacaaagagagaatcaaAGAAGTGAAGCAGGCAACCGACCTTAAGGCGGCTCAGCTCAAGGCCAGGAGTCTGGCCCAGAATGCCCGAAGCAGCAGACCCCAGCCCTCCACGCCAGATGCTGGACACTGCTCTTGGCACATGCCACTGGGTGGCGGGACAGCCACCGCAAGAGCTAGCAACTTCAAACCTTTCGCAAAAGATCCTGAAAAGCAAAAACGATACGAAGAGTTCTTACTGCACATGAAACAGGGTCAGAAAG ACGCCCTGGAGCACTGTCTGGATCCCAGCATGACCGAGTGGGAGCGCGGCCGCGAGCGGGACGAGTTTGCTCGGGCAGCCCTGCTGTACGTGTCTTCCCATTCGACCTTGTCCTCCCGGTTCACTCACGCCAAGGAGGACGATGATTCAGACCAGGTTGAAGTCCCTCGAGACCAGGAG AACGATGTCGGTGACAAACAGTCAGCCGTGAAGATGAAGATGTTCGGGAAGCTCACCCGAGACATGTTTGAGTGGCACCCTGACAAGCTTCTGTGTAAGAGGTTTAATGTCCCTGACCCTTATCCAGA TTCAACTATAGTTGGCTTACCAAGAGTGAAGCGTGACAAATACTCAGTCTTCAACTTTCTGACCCTGCCAGAGACGGCCTCCTTGCCCACAACTCAAACACTGAGTGAAAAAGCGCCACAGCACCAAGGTCCCGACA AATCAAGGAAACCATCCAGGTGGGATACATctcaacaagaaaagaaagaagattccATTAGTGAATTTTTAAGTTTGGCTCGATCAAAAGTTGGTCCACCTAAACAAGAGTCCAGTCCCTTggtaaacaaagagaaagagtgTGTGCCGGAGTCACTCTCGGATAAG GTGGTGAACAAAGGTGTGGATCCGCAGACGGAGGGGGAGGGTCACCGCCCGTCCATGGACTTGTTCAAGGCTATCTTTGCCAGCTCCTCGGATGAGAAGTCCTCATCCTCTGAGGATGAGCAGGGTGGCAGTGATGACGATCAGGCCGTTACTGCGGAAGCCAACTTCCCAAGTTCCCAGGAGACCGACTTGGGGGAGACATCGTCTGTGGCCCAGG CTCTTGAGCCAGCACCCCAGGAGCCGGCACCTTCCTTCCCGATACGAAAGATGCAGATCGATGAAAGGGAAGAGTTCGGCCCACGCCTGCCTCCCGTCTTCTGCCCCA ATGCTCGTCAGAAACTTGAGGAACctcaaaaagagaaacacaaaaaaaccaaagaaaaacacaAGACCAAGAAAGAGCACAAACGAAAGAAAGAGAAG aaaaagaaacacaggaagcacaaacacaaaagcaagcaaaagaataaaaaatccgAGAAAAGTAGTAGTTCTGAAAGTACCGAGAGCAGTGACAGCCAGAGCGATGATGAAGGAGCCAAAGACGTGTCGCCACGGGAGCTGCTGAGACG gcTGAAATGTCTCCCACTAAGGAGGCAGTAA
- the GPATCH1 gene encoding G patch domain-containing protein 1 isoform X2 → MWRPKKPIPLQDQTVRDEKGRYKRFHGAFSGGFSAGYFNTVGSKEGWTPSTFVSSRQNRADKSVLGPEDFMDEEDLSEFGIAPKAIVTTDDFASKTKDRIREKARQLAAAAAPIPGATLLDDFVTPAKLSVGFELLRKMGWKEGQGVGPRVKRRPRRQKPDPGVKIYGCALPPGGSEGSEDEDDDYLPDNVTFAPKDVTPVDFTPKDNVHGLAYKGLDPHQALFGTSGEHFNLFSGGSEGAGNLLGDVGLSKGRKLGISGQAFGVGALEEEDDDIYATETLSKYDTVLKDEEPGDGLYGWTAPRQYKSQKESEKDLRYIGKILDGFSLASKPLSSKKIYPPPQLPRDYRPVHYFRPVVAASSGNSHLLQVLSESAGKATQDPGTQSRHQLNASKRAELLGEAPVKGSTTSVLEFLSQKDKERIKEVKQATDLKAAQLKARSLAQNARSSRPQPSTPDAGHCSWHMPLGGGTATARASNFKPFAKDPEKQKRYEEFLLHMKQGQKDALEHCLDPSMTEWERGRERDEFARAALLYVSSHSTLSSRFTHAKEDDDSDQVEVPRDQENDVGDKQSAVKMKMFGKLTRDMFEWHPDKLLCKRFNVPDPYPDSTIVGLPRVKRDKYSVFNFLTLPETASLPTTQTLSEKAPQHQGPDKSRKPSRWDTSQQEKKEDSISEFLSLARSKVGPPKQESSPLVNKEKECVPESLSDKVVNKGVDPQTEGEGHRPSMDLFKAIFASSSDEKSSSSEDEQGGSDDDQAVTAEANFPSSQETDLGETSSVAQALEPAPQEPAPSFPIRKMQIDEREEFGPRLPPVFCPNARQKLEEPQKEKHKKTKEKHKTKKEHKRKKEKKKKHRKHKHKSKQKNKKSEKSSSSESTESSDSQSDDEGAKDVSPRELLRRLKCLPLRRQ, encoded by the exons ATGTGGCG ACCAAAGAAACCAATTCCTCTTCAGGATCAGACtgtcagagatgaaaaaggaagatACAAACGATTTCATGGAGCCTTTAGCGGAGGTTTCTCTGCTGGGTACTTCAACACTGTTGGCTCAAAGGAAG GATGGACACCTTCCACCTTTGTGTCTTCACGACAGAACAGAGCCGACAAATCTGTTCTTGGTCCTGAAGATTTTATGGATGAAGAG gatctCAGTGAATTTGGGATAGCACCTAAAGCGATTGTTACCACAGATGATTTTGCTTCAAAAACCAAAGATAGAATACGAGAAAAGGCCAGGCAGTTGGCAGCTGCTGCTGCCCCCATTCCTGGAGCCACCCTGCTTGATGACTTCGTAACGCCAGCAAA ATTATCTGTTGGTTTCGAATTGCTAAGAAAAATGGGCTGGAAAGAAGGACAAGGAGTTGGTCCTAGAGTGAAGAGAAGGCCGCGCCGACAGAAACCTG ATCCTGGAGTCAAAATCTACGGCTGCGCGTTACcccctggaggctctgagggatcTGAG GATGAAGATGATGACTACTTGCCTGATAATGTGACCTTTGCACCCAAAGATGTCACACCTGTGGATTTTACACCTAAAGATAATGTGCACGGACTGGCTTACAAGGGCCTGGACCCCCACCAAGCACTGTTTGGAACTTCGGGAGAACACTTCAATCTTTTCAGTGGGGGATCTGAGGGGGCCGGCAATCTCCTTGGAGATGTTGGACTgagtaaaggaagaaaattggGAATTTCAGGCCAG GCTTTTGGTGTAGGTGCCCTGGAAGAGGAAGATGATGATATCTATGCCACAGAAACTCTATCCAAGTACGACACTGTTTTGAAGGACGAGGAGCCTGGAGATGGACTCTATGGTTGGACAGCACCCAGGCAATATAAAAGTCAGAAAG AATCAGAGAAAGATCTTCGATACATTGGCAAAATTTTGGATGGATTTTCCTTGGCGTCTAAACCTTTATCTTCTAAGAAa aTCTACCCGCCCCCTCAGTTACCAAGAGACTATCGACCGGTGCATTATTTCAGACCGGTGGTAGCTGCAAGCTCCGGGAACTCCCACTTGCTCCAGGTATTGTCCGAGTCAGCTGGAAAGGCAACACAGGACCCGGGGACACAGAGCAGGCACCAGCTGAATGCCTCCAAGCGGGCAGAATTGCTAGGAGAGGCACCTGTGAAAG GCTCAACTACTTCAGTGTTAGAATTtctgtctcaaaaagacaaagagagaatcaaAGAAGTGAAGCAGGCAACCGACCTTAAGGCGGCTCAGCTCAAGGCCAGGAGTCTGGCCCAGAATGCCCGAAGCAGCAGACCCCAGCCCTCCACGCCAGATGCTGGACACTGCTCTTGGCACATGCCACTGGGTGGCGGGACAGCCACCGCAAGAGCTAGCAACTTCAAACCTTTCGCAAAAGATCCTGAAAAGCAAAAACGATACGAAGAGTTCTTACTGCACATGAAACAGGGTCAGAAAG ACGCCCTGGAGCACTGTCTGGATCCCAGCATGACCGAGTGGGAGCGCGGCCGCGAGCGGGACGAGTTTGCTCGGGCAGCCCTGCTGTACGTGTCTTCCCATTCGACCTTGTCCTCCCGGTTCACTCACGCCAAGGAGGACGATGATTCAGACCAGGTTGAAGTCCCTCGAGACCAGGAG AACGATGTCGGTGACAAACAGTCAGCCGTGAAGATGAAGATGTTCGGGAAGCTCACCCGAGACATGTTTGAGTGGCACCCTGACAAGCTTCTGTGTAAGAGGTTTAATGTCCCTGACCCTTATCCAGA TTCAACTATAGTTGGCTTACCAAGAGTGAAGCGTGACAAATACTCAGTCTTCAACTTTCTGACCCTGCCAGAGACGGCCTCCTTGCCCACAACTCAAACACTGAGTGAAAAAGCGCCACAGCACCAAGGTCCCGACA AATCAAGGAAACCATCCAGGTGGGATACATctcaacaagaaaagaaagaagattccATTAGTGAATTTTTAAGTTTGGCTCGATCAAAAGTTGGTCCACCTAAACAAGAGTCCAGTCCCTTggtaaacaaagagaaagagtgTGTGCCGGAGTCACTCTCGGATAAG GTGGTGAACAAAGGTGTGGATCCGCAGACGGAGGGGGAGGGTCACCGCCCGTCCATGGACTTGTTCAAGGCTATCTTTGCCAGCTCCTCGGATGAGAAGTCCTCATCCTCTGAGGATGAGCAGGGTGGCAGTGATGACGATCAGGCCGTTACTGCGGAAGCCAACTTCCCAAGTTCCCAGGAGACCGACTTGGGGGAGACATCGTCTGTGGCCCAGG CTCTTGAGCCAGCACCCCAGGAGCCGGCACCTTCCTTCCCGATACGAAAGATGCAGATCGATGAAAGGGAAGAGTTCGGCCCACGCCTGCCTCCCGTCTTCTGCCCCA ATGCTCGTCAGAAACTTGAGGAACctcaaaaagagaaacacaaaaaaaccaaagaaaaacacaAGACCAAGAAAGAGCACAAACGAAAGAAAGAGAAG aaaaagaaacacaggaagcacaaacacaaaagcaagcaaaagaataaaaaatccgAGAAAAGTAGTAGTTCTGAAAGTACCGAGAGCAGTGACAGCCAGAGCGATGATGAAGGAGCCAAAGACGTGTCGCCACGGGAGCTGCTGAGACG gcTGAAATGTCTCCCACTAAGGAGGCAGTAA